One window of the Bacillota bacterium genome contains the following:
- the fliM gene encoding flagellar motor switch protein FliM: MAEVLSQNEIDTLLAALSSGSVDVNGIKEEEEQRRIRIYDFRRPNRFSKEQIRTLYMLHDNFSRLLSTFLATQLRTPTQVELVSVEEMTFDEFTRSVPNPTVMALANPNELEGQIVLELNPGLAFALLERLLGGQAEGLMDVRPLTDIELAVVERLIHRVLQVLDEAWAHVSPLRLELERMETNPQFVQIISPSEMVALVSLRVKVDAAEGLCNFCYPYLLLKPVAPKLSAHHWFSALDPRVAPANQEVLRRRLARTSIPIAAQLGQAKITVRDLLNLQVGDVVELNTRVGGDILLLVGSQPKFWACPGRIDGRLGLKISTPYKGDENGG, encoded by the coding sequence GTGGCAGAGGTGCTTTCCCAAAATGAAATAGATACCCTGTTGGCGGCGTTATCCAGTGGTAGTGTTGATGTGAATGGTATCAAAGAAGAAGAGGAGCAGAGAAGGATCCGGATCTATGATTTCCGGCGTCCAAATCGTTTTTCTAAGGAACAAATCCGAACCCTATACATGCTTCATGACAACTTCAGCCGCCTGCTCAGCACATTTTTAGCCACTCAATTACGTACCCCAACCCAAGTGGAATTGGTGTCGGTAGAAGAGATGACCTTTGATGAATTTACTCGCTCGGTGCCTAACCCAACCGTAATGGCTTTGGCCAATCCTAACGAACTGGAGGGACAGATTGTACTTGAGCTCAATCCCGGGTTGGCTTTTGCCCTGCTGGAGCGCCTATTGGGTGGACAGGCCGAGGGTCTAATGGACGTAAGACCGCTGACGGACATTGAATTAGCAGTGGTAGAGCGGCTTATTCATCGGGTGTTACAGGTGTTAGATGAAGCTTGGGCTCATGTTTCGCCGTTACGATTGGAACTGGAGCGGATGGAGACTAATCCGCAGTTTGTTCAAATTATTTCCCCCTCGGAAATGGTAGCTTTGGTCTCACTGAGGGTGAAAGTGGATGCTGCCGAGGGATTGTGCAACTTTTGCTATCCATATTTGTTGTTAAAACCGGTGGCCCCTAAGCTCAGTGCTCACCATTGGTTTTCGGCCCTGGATCCCCGAGTGGCACCGGCTAACCAAGAGGTTTTGCGCCGCCGTTTGGCCCGTACCAGCATTCCGATTGCAGCGCAGCTGGGGCAAGCAAAAATAACGGTTCGCGACTTGCTTAATCTGCAAGTAGGAGATGTTGTGGAACTAAACACCCGTGTCGGTGGAGATATACTCCTTCTCGTGGGGTCACAGCCCAAGTTTTGGGCTTGCCCGGGACGGATTGACGGCCGTTTAGGTCTGAAAATCAGTACCCCGTACAAAGGAGATGAGAATGGTGGCTGA
- a CDS encoding flagellar basal body protein FliL codes for MNKTNQVALTPPKIILISLLLLVLFAVTTLGIVTFLVRNQREPAPAAAKPQGTGPTYPLESFNVNLADQESRHYLKATITLELSSPKVVTELDKRQAQIRDITITLLREKKAADLKAGNTAVIELKQQIQKHINIVLENGQVTAVYFTEFIVQ; via the coding sequence GTGAATAAGACCAACCAAGTAGCCTTGACTCCGCCGAAAATCATTTTGATCAGCCTCCTTCTGTTGGTTTTGTTTGCCGTGACTACGTTAGGGATTGTCACCTTTTTGGTAAGAAATCAGAGGGAGCCGGCTCCGGCAGCGGCTAAACCGCAAGGCACCGGTCCCACTTATCCTTTGGAAAGTTTTAATGTAAATTTGGCTGACCAGGAGAGCCGGCATTATCTTAAAGCAACTATAACACTTGAACTAAGCTCACCTAAGGTTGTGACAGAACTGGACAAGCGCCAAGCTCAGATTCGCGACATTACCATAACATTGCTTAGAGAGAAGAAAGCTGCAGATCTCAAGGCCGGAAACACAGCCGTAATTGAGCTTAAACAACAGATTCAGAAACATATCAATATAGTGCTGGAAAACGGACAAGTGACAGCTGTATACTTTACCGAATTTATTGTTCAATAG
- a CDS encoding OmpA family protein, with protein sequence MTTYADLVTNMLCLFVLLFAFSQVDVARFQEVIISVQGAFGVLQGGSSLTPEALPGGAGDDITLQWQAEQRRLEEIMGEIQQYVDSSELENKVQVWLDERGLMIRFLDTTLFDLGQANLKPEAQVILDNVAQILVTVPNRIRVEGHTDDLPINTYRFPSNWELSTTRATTVVKYFLEQYGLPPTQFSAAGYGEWYPVAPNDTAPNRAQNRRVDIVILRSSIGQEELPTKKGWEGGAPGE encoded by the coding sequence ATGACTACTTACGCCGATTTAGTTACCAATATGTTATGCCTGTTCGTCTTACTATTCGCTTTTTCCCAAGTGGATGTAGCTCGGTTTCAGGAAGTGATTATTTCGGTACAGGGGGCTTTCGGTGTGCTACAAGGCGGCAGCTCCCTTACCCCGGAGGCTTTGCCCGGTGGAGCTGGGGACGATATAACCTTGCAATGGCAAGCTGAGCAACGACGGTTGGAAGAGATTATGGGGGAAATCCAACAGTACGTGGACAGCAGCGAGCTGGAAAACAAAGTCCAGGTGTGGTTAGACGAGCGCGGATTGATGATTCGGTTCTTAGACACGACATTGTTTGACTTAGGCCAAGCGAATCTAAAACCAGAAGCTCAGGTGATTCTAGACAACGTGGCTCAGATTCTGGTTACTGTACCTAACCGGATCAGGGTGGAAGGGCATACCGATGATTTACCGATTAATACCTATCGCTTTCCGTCCAACTGGGAATTATCCACCACTCGTGCTACTACGGTAGTAAAGTATTTCCTGGAGCAATACGGTTTGCCCCCAACCCAGTTCTCGGCTGCAGGTTACGGGGAATGGTACCCAGTAGCACCTAATGACACAGCCCCAAACCGGGCCCAAAATCGACGAGTAGACATTGTAATTTTGCGCTCCAGTATCGGCCAGGAAGAGCTGCCCACCAAGAAGGGCTGGGAAGGAGGTGCTCCTGGTGAATAA
- a CDS encoding motility protein A (Homolog of MotA, appears to be involved in motility on surfaces and under different ionic conditions. With MotS (a MotB homolog) forms the ion channels that couple flagellar rotation to proton/sodium motive force across the membrane and forms the stator elements of the rotary flagellar machine.) — MDIATIIGIISGLVLLGTALGRSGGLRTFWDVPSLMITLGGTIAATFINYPLDQILSIFKVVQHVFRRKLPPPEDVIANLVYFTEKARREGILALEEEAEALDDEFIKKGLQLVVDGSDPQLVRNILETELAFVEERHKSSQGLFITMATLAPAFGMLGTIIGLIAMLRSLDDPRSIGPAMALALITTFYGSIIANLVCIPVAGKLSVRSGEEILLKELVIEGVLSLQAGENPRLVEEKLKAFLPPKARDSLAAKRQALDMGQREVLP, encoded by the coding sequence GTGGCCTGAGAACTTTCTGGGATGTGCCTTCGCTGATGATCACGTTGGGCGGCACTATTGCCGCAACTTTTATTAACTACCCTTTGGATCAGATACTTAGCATCTTCAAGGTAGTACAGCATGTCTTTCGTCGCAAACTACCGCCGCCGGAAGATGTTATTGCTAATCTGGTATATTTCACCGAAAAGGCTCGCCGGGAAGGGATTCTGGCTTTGGAAGAAGAGGCGGAAGCCTTGGATGATGAATTTATCAAGAAGGGTCTGCAGCTGGTGGTAGATGGAAGTGATCCGCAGCTGGTTCGCAATATCTTAGAGACAGAACTGGCTTTTGTGGAAGAGCGCCATAAGTCCAGCCAGGGACTCTTTATCACCATGGCTACGTTAGCACCGGCCTTTGGAATGTTGGGTACCATTATCGGGCTCATTGCCATGCTGAGAAGCCTTGACGATCCTCGTTCCATTGGCCCGGCCATGGCTTTAGCTTTAATCACCACTTTCTATGGTTCTATCATTGCCAACCTTGTTTGCATTCCCGTCGCTGGGAAGCTTAGTGTTCGTTCCGGAGAAGAGATACTCTTGAAAGAACTTGTAATTGAGGGCGTGTTATCGCTGCAAGCCGGGGAGAATCCTCGCTTGGTTGAGGAGAAACTGAAAGCTTTTCTACCTCCCAAAGCGCGCGATTCCTTGGCCGCCAAGCGCCAAGCGTTGGATATGGGGCAACGGGAGGTGCTGCCATGA